In a single window of the Pseudogemmatithrix spongiicola genome:
- the sufB gene encoding Fe-S cluster assembly protein SufB, whose product MSSSIEALVNKEYQYGFVTDVESDTIPAGLTEDTVRAISAKKDEPEWLLEWRLKAFRRWQTMTEPRWPNVKYDVIDYQAQTYYSAPKSVKPKQSLDEVDPELLKTYEKLGISLTEQKRLQGIAVDAIFDSVSVGTTMKTELEKVGVIFCSFGEAVHNHPELVQKYLGSVVPYSDNFFAALNSAVFSDGSFVYVPKGVKCPLELSTYFRINAANTGQFERTLIVADEGASVSYLEGCTAPKRDEHQLHAAVVEIVALDNSTVKYSTVQNWYAGDADGKGGIYNFVTKRGKAFTNAKISWTQVETGSAITWKYPSVILQGDNSVGEFYSVAVVNGAQQADTGTKMIHIGRNTKSTIISKGISAGRGQNSYRGQVKVLPKAEGARNYTQCDSMLIGNKCGAHTFPYIEIANNSATLEHEASTSKIGEDQIFYCKARGLNAEHAISLIVAGFCKEVFKELPMEFALEAQQLLGISLEGSVG is encoded by the coding sequence ATGAGCTCCTCCATCGAGGCTCTCGTCAATAAGGAGTACCAGTACGGCTTCGTGACCGACGTCGAGTCGGACACGATCCCCGCTGGCCTCACCGAAGACACGGTCCGCGCCATCTCCGCGAAGAAGGACGAACCGGAATGGTTGCTGGAATGGCGCCTGAAGGCCTTCCGTCGTTGGCAGACGATGACGGAGCCGCGCTGGCCCAACGTGAAGTACGACGTCATCGACTACCAGGCGCAGACCTACTATTCCGCGCCGAAGTCGGTGAAGCCCAAGCAGTCGCTCGACGAAGTCGACCCCGAGCTGCTCAAGACCTACGAGAAGCTCGGCATCTCGCTCACCGAGCAGAAGCGTCTCCAGGGCATCGCCGTGGACGCGATCTTCGACTCCGTCTCGGTCGGCACGACGATGAAGACCGAGCTCGAGAAGGTCGGCGTGATCTTCTGCAGCTTCGGCGAGGCGGTGCACAACCACCCCGAGCTGGTGCAGAAGTACCTCGGCTCCGTGGTGCCCTACTCGGACAACTTCTTCGCCGCGCTGAACTCGGCGGTGTTCTCCGACGGCAGCTTCGTGTACGTGCCGAAGGGCGTGAAGTGCCCGCTGGAACTCTCGACGTATTTCCGCATCAACGCCGCGAACACCGGCCAGTTCGAGCGCACGCTCATCGTCGCCGATGAAGGCGCCTCGGTCAGCTACCTCGAGGGCTGCACGGCCCCGAAGCGCGACGAGCACCAGCTGCACGCCGCGGTCGTGGAGATCGTCGCGCTGGACAACTCCACCGTGAAGTACTCGACGGTGCAGAACTGGTATGCCGGCGACGCCGACGGCAAGGGCGGCATCTACAACTTCGTCACCAAGCGCGGCAAGGCGTTCACCAACGCCAAGATCTCGTGGACGCAGGTCGAGACGGGCTCGGCGATCACCTGGAAGTATCCCTCGGTGATCCTCCAGGGCGACAACTCGGTGGGCGAGTTCTACTCGGTGGCCGTGGTGAACGGCGCCCAGCAGGCCGACACCGGCACGAAGATGATCCACATCGGCCGCAACACGAAGTCGACGATCATCTCGAAGGGCATCAGCGCCGGTCGCGGGCAGAACTCGTACCGCGGCCAGGTGAAGGTGCTGCCGAAGGCCGAGGGCGCGCGCAACTACACGCAGTGCGACTCGATGCTGATCGGCAACAAGTGCGGGGCGCACACCTTCCCGTACATCGAGATCGCCAACAACTCGGCCACGCTCGAGCACGAGGCGTCGACCTCGAAGATCGGCGAAGACCAGATCTTCTACTGCAAGGCGCGCGGGCTGAACGCCGAGCATGCGATCTCGCTGATCGTCGCCGGCTTCTGCAAGGAAGTGTTCAAGGAGCTGCCGATGGAGTTCGCGCTCGAGGCGCAGCAGCTGCTGGGCATCTCGCTGGAAGGATCGGTCGGATAA
- the sufC gene encoding Fe-S cluster assembly ATPase SufC, whose protein sequence is MLKITNLHASAGDKEILKGISLEIKPGEVHAIMGPNGSGKSTLAQVIAGHPGYEVTAGSIEYLGEDLLELESEERAQKGVFLAFQYPVEIPGVTNAYFLRAAYNELRKANGEPEVDPIEFLDIMEEKLKIVEMDPSMMQRSVNAGFSGGEKKRNEILQMAVLEPKLAVLDETDSGLDIDALRIVAEGVNKLKKPTNATVVVTHYQRLLNYIVPDFVHVLAGGRIVKSGGKELALELEAKGYDWLLEPAGV, encoded by the coding sequence ATGCTGAAGATCACGAACCTCCATGCTTCCGCCGGCGACAAGGAGATCCTCAAGGGGATCTCGCTCGAGATCAAGCCGGGCGAAGTCCACGCCATCATGGGCCCCAACGGCTCCGGCAAGTCCACGCTCGCGCAGGTGATCGCCGGGCACCCGGGCTATGAAGTCACCGCGGGTTCCATCGAGTACCTCGGCGAGGACCTCCTCGAGCTCGAGAGCGAGGAGCGCGCGCAGAAGGGCGTCTTCCTGGCCTTCCAGTATCCGGTCGAGATCCCGGGCGTGACCAACGCCTACTTCCTGCGCGCCGCGTACAACGAGCTGCGCAAGGCGAACGGCGAGCCGGAGGTCGATCCGATCGAGTTCCTCGACATCATGGAAGAGAAGCTCAAGATCGTCGAGATGGACCCGTCGATGATGCAGCGCTCCGTCAACGCCGGCTTTTCGGGCGGCGAGAAGAAGCGCAACGAGATCCTCCAGATGGCCGTGCTCGAGCCGAAGCTCGCGGTGCTCGACGAGACGGACTCCGGCCTCGACATCGACGCCCTGCGCATCGTCGCCGAAGGCGTGAACAAGCTGAAGAAGCCGACCAACGCGACGGTCGTCGTGACGCACTACCAGCGCCTGCTCAACTACATCGTGCCGGACTTCGTGCACGTGCTCGCCGGCGGCCGCATCGTGAAGAGCGGCGGCAAGGAGCTGGCCCTCGAACTCGAGGCCAAGGGCTACGACTGGCTGCTCGAGCCGGCGGGAGTCTGA
- the sufD gene encoding Fe-S cluster assembly protein SufD — protein sequence MTTPYVEQFEAAAEAAAKDAPSWLPALRKKAFERFTTLGFPTTRDEDWHFTSVTPIAERTFKAIKPATTTLTLSDLEAYLVDPEWHRLVFVNGKLEPALSQFAGLPADVQLAPLSEVLKEEPDWAKRHLGSLAAFDKAAFTAMNTAFMQDGVVLRVPKGEVVDVPIHILHVTDANAAGAAIHPRLLVVAEALSSVMLVEQYVGLGSVSYLVNAVAEIVVGNGARVDHYKVQNESTEAFHVGTAQVTQGRDSIYHSFSFASGAALSRTNIYTKLADTNSEARLNGLYLLDGSQHGDHQTFVEHLAEACASRELYCGVLDGQSHGVFNGKVYVDPIAQKTDGKQTNKALLLSPQARVDTKPQLEIFADDVKCTHGATVGRIDEMALFYLKSRGIGGESARALLTYAFAAEALETIEIDALRIALEQRVFERFTHTQLV from the coding sequence GTGACCACTCCGTACGTCGAGCAGTTCGAGGCCGCCGCGGAGGCCGCCGCCAAGGATGCCCCATCCTGGCTGCCGGCGCTGCGCAAGAAGGCCTTCGAGCGCTTCACCACCCTCGGCTTCCCGACCACGCGTGACGAGGACTGGCATTTCACGTCCGTCACGCCGATCGCCGAGCGCACGTTCAAGGCCATCAAGCCGGCCACGACGACGCTGACGCTCTCCGACCTCGAGGCCTACCTCGTGGATCCGGAGTGGCATCGCCTGGTGTTCGTGAATGGCAAGCTCGAGCCGGCGCTCTCGCAGTTCGCCGGCCTCCCGGCCGACGTGCAGCTCGCGCCGCTATCGGAAGTGCTCAAGGAGGAGCCGGACTGGGCCAAGCGGCATCTCGGCTCGCTGGCCGCCTTCGACAAGGCCGCCTTCACGGCGATGAACACGGCCTTCATGCAGGACGGCGTCGTGCTCCGCGTGCCGAAGGGCGAGGTCGTGGACGTGCCGATCCACATCCTGCACGTGACCGATGCGAACGCCGCCGGTGCGGCGATCCATCCGCGCCTGCTGGTCGTCGCCGAGGCGCTCTCGAGCGTGATGCTCGTCGAGCAGTACGTCGGGCTCGGCAGCGTGAGCTACCTGGTGAACGCGGTGGCCGAGATCGTCGTCGGCAACGGGGCGCGCGTGGACCACTACAAGGTGCAGAACGAGAGCACCGAGGCTTTCCACGTCGGCACGGCGCAGGTCACGCAGGGCCGCGACTCAATCTACCACTCGTTCTCGTTTGCCTCGGGCGCGGCGCTGTCGCGCACGAACATCTACACCAAGCTCGCCGACACCAACAGCGAGGCGCGTCTCAACGGCCTCTACCTGCTGGATGGCTCGCAGCATGGCGACCACCAGACCTTCGTCGAGCATCTCGCCGAAGCCTGCGCCAGCCGCGAGCTCTACTGTGGCGTGCTCGACGGCCAGAGCCACGGCGTCTTCAACGGCAAGGTCTACGTGGACCCGATCGCGCAGAAGACGGACGGCAAGCAGACCAACAAGGCGCTGCTGCTCTCGCCGCAGGCGCGGGTGGACACCAAGCCGCAACTCGAGATCTTCGCCGACGACGTGAAGTGCACGCACGGCGCGACGGTCGGCCGCATCGACGAGATGGCGCTGTTCTACCTCAAGAGCCGCGGCATCGGTGGGGAGTCGGCGCGGGCGCTGCTGACCTACGCCTTCGCCGCCGAGGCGCTGGAGACGATCGAGATCGATGCGCTGCGCATCGCGCTGGAGCAGCGCGTGTTCGAGCGCTTCACGCACACCCAGCTGGTGTAA
- the sufU gene encoding Fe-S cluster assembly sulfur transfer protein SufU has translation MADATLDALYQEVILDHNRRPRNFHPMEHASCSADGKNPNCGDQLTVWLKVEDERVSDISFQGQGCAISKASASMMTEALKGKSRADAVQLYDKVHKLVTGEDLTIAKDRELGSLRALGGVSKFPMRVKCASLAWHAMKAALDGTAVVSTEGPEDARSAS, from the coding sequence ATGGCTGACGCCACGCTCGACGCGCTGTACCAGGAAGTCATCCTCGACCACAATCGCCGGCCGCGGAACTTCCATCCCATGGAGCACGCCTCGTGCTCGGCGGATGGCAAGAACCCGAACTGCGGCGACCAGCTCACCGTGTGGTTGAAGGTCGAGGACGAGCGGGTGTCTGACATCTCCTTCCAGGGCCAGGGCTGTGCGATCTCCAAGGCCTCGGCGTCGATGATGACCGAGGCGCTCAAGGGCAAGAGCCGCGCGGACGCCGTGCAGCTGTACGACAAGGTGCACAAGCTGGTCACTGGCGAGGACCTCACGATCGCGAAGGACAGGGAGCTCGGGTCGCTGCGCGCGCTGGGTGGCGTGAGCAAGTTCCCGATGCGCGTGAAGTGCGCCTCGCTGGCCTGGCATGCGATGAAGGCCGCGCTGGACGGCACGGCGGTGGTGAGCACCGAGGGACCGGAAGACGCCCGGAGCGCATCGTGA
- a CDS encoding Rieske (2Fe-2S) protein produces the protein MSDGAPASVGSGDAAAPEGAVLLGGITADEVQPLQLYRATMPNGTALCVGVHEGRFFAVKDYCPHAEFPLSEGTLYANGELECCWHGARFACASGKVLRGPAESDLVRFEVFAVNGDLYVRRGTAPLQSGGAA, from the coding sequence GTGAGCGACGGTGCTCCGGCATCGGTAGGCAGTGGTGACGCAGCGGCGCCTGAGGGCGCCGTTTTGCTCGGCGGCATCACGGCGGACGAGGTCCAACCGCTGCAGTTGTACCGGGCGACGATGCCGAACGGCACGGCGCTGTGCGTCGGCGTGCACGAGGGACGATTCTTCGCCGTGAAGGATTACTGTCCACACGCGGAATTCCCGCTCAGCGAGGGCACCCTGTACGCGAACGGCGAGCTGGAGTGCTGTTGGCACGGCGCGCGATTCGCCTGCGCGAGCGGCAAGGTGCTGCGCGGACCGGCGGAGTCCGATCTCGTGCGGTTCGAGGTCTTTGCGGTGAATGGCGACCTTTACGTGCGGCGTGGAACGGCGCCGCTGCAGTCAGGAGGGGCAGCATGA
- a CDS encoding aminotransferase class V-fold PLP-dependent enzyme has product MRASTPVSLAKRTDFPLLAAQPGLVYLDSAATSQKPKAVLDAIQRYYETENANPHRGAYALSAAATEAYHQARERVARFIGVADADTLIFVRGTTEGLNLVASTWGRANVKAGDNVVVTRMEHHANFVPWQQLCLAAGAEFRIVELDAAGGVDLAMMARLVDAKTKVVAFGQVSNALGTINPVAEFVKIARAQAPQALVVCDGAQGVPHLRVSVDAMGVDVYAFSGHKVGGPMGSGAVVVRRPILEKMPPYHFGGDMIEWVNDRDSTWNVLPHRFEAGTPNVEAAVGLAAACDYLESLGMDAVREHELLLTTAAMRALSEIDGVTLFGTPTAEGRSGVVSFAVADVHPHDVATMLDAAGVCVRAGHHCAQPLMRTLGAAATTRASFWVYNTLEDVDALVRAVRAARERFGA; this is encoded by the coding sequence ATGAGGGCATCGACGCCCGTCAGTCTCGCCAAGCGGACGGATTTCCCGCTCTTGGCCGCGCAGCCTGGGCTCGTGTACCTGGATTCTGCAGCGACGTCGCAGAAGCCGAAGGCCGTCCTCGATGCGATCCAGCGCTACTACGAGACGGAGAATGCGAATCCGCATCGCGGCGCGTATGCGCTGAGCGCGGCGGCGACCGAGGCGTACCATCAGGCGCGCGAGCGCGTCGCGCGCTTCATCGGCGTCGCGGATGCCGACACGTTGATCTTCGTGCGCGGCACCACCGAGGGACTCAACCTCGTGGCGTCGACCTGGGGCCGCGCGAACGTGAAGGCCGGCGACAACGTCGTCGTGACCCGGATGGAGCATCACGCGAACTTCGTGCCGTGGCAGCAGCTGTGCCTCGCCGCGGGCGCGGAGTTCCGGATCGTCGAGCTCGACGCCGCGGGCGGCGTGGACCTCGCGATGATGGCGCGGCTCGTCGATGCGAAGACGAAGGTCGTCGCGTTCGGGCAGGTCTCCAATGCGCTCGGGACGATCAACCCCGTGGCGGAGTTCGTGAAGATCGCGCGCGCGCAGGCGCCGCAGGCGCTGGTCGTGTGTGACGGTGCGCAGGGCGTGCCGCACCTGCGCGTCTCCGTCGATGCCATGGGCGTCGACGTGTACGCATTCAGCGGCCACAAGGTCGGCGGGCCGATGGGCTCGGGCGCGGTCGTGGTGCGTCGGCCGATCCTGGAGAAGATGCCGCCGTATCATTTCGGCGGCGACATGATCGAGTGGGTCAACGACCGTGACTCGACGTGGAACGTGCTGCCGCATCGCTTCGAGGCAGGCACGCCGAACGTCGAGGCGGCGGTCGGGCTCGCGGCGGCCTGCGACTACCTCGAGTCGCTCGGCATGGACGCCGTGCGCGAGCATGAGCTGTTGCTCACTACGGCGGCGATGCGCGCGCTCTCGGAGATCGACGGCGTCACGCTGTTCGGCACGCCGACCGCCGAGGGGCGCTCGGGTGTGGTAAGCTTCGCGGTGGCGGACGTGCATCCGCACGACGTGGCCACGATGCTCGATGCCGCGGGGGTCTGTGTGCGCGCCGGGCACCACTGCGCGCAGCCGCTGATGCGCACGCTTGGCGCGGCGGCGACGACGCGGGCGAGCTTCTGGGTGTACAACACGCTCGAGGATGTGGACGCGCTGGTGCGCGCGGTGCGGGCGGCGCGGGAGCGGTTCGGGGCCTGA
- a CDS encoding IS481 family transposase, whose amino-acid sequence MNIHNNARLTAWGRAELVRRVVLDGEPVRAVAAALHISPSTAYKWLRRFAAGGWAALADRSSRPHRSPTATRPALIERILRLRATRLTGPEIAERLGLAVSTVGRVLTRAGQGRLKGPGATGGPRYQRETPGELVHVDTKALDRFVTAGHRAHGNRSKVGRRRGLGQDHLHVAVDDATRLAYAALLPTQDAAACTRFLEAARRWFAQLGIAVTGVMTDNAKAYTSHAVQAALAAHGIRHLRTKPYRPQTNGKAERFIQTALRRWAYKKPYRTSAHRNAALPDFLDCYNVERPHRSLGRVPPLLHFLMQREQRP is encoded by the coding sequence GTGAACATCCACAACAATGCGCGATTGACCGCCTGGGGGCGAGCCGAGCTCGTCCGCCGGGTGGTCCTCGACGGCGAGCCGGTGCGCGCCGTCGCCGCGGCCCTCCACATCAGCCCGAGCACGGCTTACAAGTGGCTGCGCCGCTTCGCGGCCGGGGGCTGGGCGGCGCTGGCCGACCGCTCCTCGCGCCCGCATCGCTCGCCGACCGCCACGCGGCCGGCGCTCATCGAGCGGATTCTCCGCCTGCGCGCGACGCGGCTCACCGGGCCGGAGATCGCGGAGCGGCTCGGGCTCGCGGTCTCGACCGTGGGCCGGGTCCTCACGCGCGCGGGCCAGGGCCGGCTGAAGGGCCCGGGGGCGACGGGCGGGCCGCGCTACCAGCGCGAGACGCCCGGCGAGCTCGTGCATGTCGACACGAAGGCCCTCGATCGCTTCGTCACGGCGGGCCATCGCGCGCACGGCAACCGCTCGAAGGTCGGCCGCCGTCGGGGGCTCGGGCAGGACCATCTCCACGTCGCGGTCGACGACGCGACGCGGCTCGCGTACGCGGCGCTGCTGCCGACACAGGACGCGGCGGCGTGCACCCGCTTCCTCGAGGCGGCGCGCCGCTGGTTTGCGCAGCTGGGCATCGCCGTCACCGGTGTGATGACCGACAACGCCAAGGCGTACACGAGCCACGCGGTGCAGGCCGCGCTGGCCGCGCACGGGATCCGGCACCTGCGCACCAAGCCCTACCGCCCGCAGACGAACGGCAAGGCGGAGCGCTTCATCCAGACCGCGCTCCGCCGCTGGGCCTACAAGAAGCCATACCGGACCTCGGCGCACCGCAACGCGGCGCTGCCCGACTTCCTAGATTGCTACAACGTCGAACGGCCGCACCGGTCGCTCGGCCGCGTCCCGCCGCTGCTCCACTTCCTCATGCAGCGTGAACAACGTCCTTAG
- a CDS encoding efflux RND transporter periplasmic adaptor subunit has protein sequence MTAVAALTALAWQRRARGVDVELATVREGVFEELLVDEGRTRARWHEDLTAPVAGTWTPVGRLAGDSVRAGTLLGTLTAAAQDPATTSQLQARVGVAQAAVEEARAALAAAVVREREARRALERTERLSTSGGVSEEQQEIARATHEGAARSLDAARARVAAAQHEVEAARAFLPGGGSEPVQLRAPAAGVILRVDEEHRRVVPPGTPLLQIGALGDPEVVVRVLSADAPRVRVGATLYAIVGGDTLRGHVTRIEPSAQTVRSTLGVDEQRVPVIGDLHSGRLTVGHDFAVDVRIVLRRLESARIVPTGALARDGDGWRVFAVDADGVATERSVTVIARGPESAAIEGLEPGERVVVYPPEALRSGDRVR, from the coding sequence GTGACTGCCGTCGCAGCCCTCACGGCGCTCGCGTGGCAGCGTCGCGCGCGCGGCGTCGACGTGGAGCTGGCCACGGTCCGCGAGGGCGTATTCGAAGAGCTGCTCGTGGACGAGGGCCGCACCCGGGCCCGCTGGCACGAGGATCTCACGGCGCCCGTGGCCGGCACCTGGACGCCGGTTGGCCGCTTGGCGGGTGATAGCGTACGCGCCGGCACGCTGCTCGGCACCTTGACCGCCGCCGCGCAGGACCCGGCGACGACGTCGCAACTGCAGGCGAGGGTCGGCGTGGCGCAGGCGGCAGTGGAGGAGGCACGCGCGGCCCTCGCCGCGGCCGTCGTACGCGAGCGCGAGGCGCGGCGCGCGTTGGAGCGCACCGAGCGCCTTTCCACCAGCGGTGGAGTCTCCGAGGAACAGCAGGAGATCGCGCGCGCCACGCACGAGGGCGCCGCGCGTTCGCTGGATGCCGCGCGCGCCCGTGTGGCCGCCGCCCAACACGAGGTCGAGGCGGCGCGCGCATTCCTGCCTGGCGGCGGTAGCGAGCCCGTGCAGCTCCGTGCCCCGGCCGCTGGCGTGATCCTTCGGGTGGACGAGGAGCATCGGCGCGTCGTGCCACCGGGTACGCCACTGCTGCAGATCGGCGCACTCGGCGACCCCGAGGTCGTCGTGCGCGTGCTCAGCGCCGACGCGCCGCGCGTGCGAGTCGGTGCAACGCTCTACGCGATCGTCGGCGGCGACACGCTGCGCGGCCACGTCACGCGCATCGAGCCCAGCGCGCAGACCGTGCGCAGCACCTTGGGCGTCGACGAGCAGCGCGTGCCGGTGATCGGCGACCTGCATTCGGGTCGGCTGACCGTGGGGCATGATTTCGCCGTGGACGTCCGCATCGTGCTGCGCCGCCTCGAAAGCGCGCGCATCGTGCCGACCGGCGCGTTGGCGCGTGACGGCGACGGCTGGCGCGTGTTCGCCGTCGATGCCGATGGCGTGGCGACGGAGCGATCGGTGACTGTGATTGCGCGCGGACCGGAGTCGGCGGCGATCGAGGGGCTCGAGCCGGGCGAGCGGGTGGTGGTCTATCCACCGGAGGCATTGCGCTCGGGTGACCGCGTGCGCTGA
- a CDS encoding ABC transporter permease → MVRRLLDKKLRRDLRRHFGSMLAIAVVVTCGIAAFVGMRSMVHVLGDAQLAYYERSRFPDVFARVRRAPDAIVPALRDIVGVERLETRAGGEVVVRVPGLREPATARLVGIHDETPGSLNRVVLRRGRLPAADEADAVTVSQGFADANGLVLGDTLGAVIGGRWRHLRVVGVGISAEFVYELRPGDMLPDSKRYGVLWLPDAEAEQAFDLEQAWNELALTLEPGADTAAVVAALDDALQRYGSFGATTRRLHPSHQFLSSEIDENRTFASVLPTIFLGVAAFLVHLVLSRVVIPQRDQIGTLKAFGLPTAALVRHYTLFALVPVMVGSVAGVGLGIWLAAFLSEMYQEFFRFPSLTAPLYPAVIAAGVGIGVVAAVVGALGALRRVLRLPPAEAMRPEQPALYASGIVETVLGRHGSPIARMIARGVTHRPWRTALSALGIGFGAAVVVVGTFGFDAIGRMKHVMFDIAARADVTVVFAAPQGPAVVADLLALPGVLRVEPHREAAVRAWHGHRKRQTALVGVDSSARMRQVSDLAARIPTIHPGGVTLSASLSRVLAAGVGDTVDLEFLDGRRRRIAQPVVGVVEDLTGSSVYVPAAAMAALVGGGEAVTSADLQIDPRQEAALYARLVAAPQVQSVTARVRMRESFDATIRESFYMVLTTMLLIAGALSAGTIYNAGRVTLSERARDLASLRVLGFTRGEVSRILFGEIGLLGAFGLPLGIAIGIGMAWATVQSLGRDEMFRLPLVIGPRTIGLGLAVPVLAGLFSLWPLRHRLDRLDLVESLKTRE, encoded by the coding sequence ATGGTGAGACGTCTCCTCGACAAGAAGCTGCGCCGCGACCTGCGGCGGCACTTCGGTTCGATGCTGGCGATCGCCGTCGTCGTCACCTGCGGCATCGCGGCATTCGTGGGCATGCGCTCCATGGTCCACGTCCTCGGCGACGCACAGCTGGCGTACTACGAGCGTTCGCGGTTCCCCGACGTGTTCGCGCGCGTGCGCCGCGCGCCGGATGCGATCGTCCCCGCGTTGCGCGACATCGTCGGCGTCGAGCGGCTCGAGACCCGCGCCGGCGGCGAGGTCGTCGTGCGCGTGCCCGGCCTGCGCGAACCGGCGACGGCGCGGCTGGTCGGCATTCACGACGAGACGCCAGGCTCGCTGAACCGCGTGGTGCTGCGGCGCGGACGCCTGCCCGCCGCCGACGAGGCCGACGCCGTGACCGTGAGTCAGGGCTTCGCCGACGCCAACGGCCTCGTCCTCGGCGACACGTTGGGTGCCGTGATCGGCGGACGCTGGCGCCACCTGCGCGTGGTGGGCGTCGGGATCTCCGCGGAGTTCGTCTACGAGCTGCGGCCCGGCGACATGCTGCCCGATTCCAAGCGCTACGGCGTGCTCTGGTTGCCGGACGCCGAGGCCGAGCAGGCCTTCGACCTCGAGCAGGCGTGGAACGAGCTTGCGCTGACGCTCGAGCCCGGCGCGGATACCGCCGCCGTCGTCGCCGCGCTCGACGACGCGCTGCAGCGCTACGGCAGCTTCGGCGCGACCACGCGCAGGCTGCATCCCTCGCACCAGTTCCTGAGTTCGGAGATCGACGAGAACCGGACCTTCGCGAGCGTCCTGCCGACGATCTTTCTCGGCGTCGCGGCCTTCCTCGTCCACTTGGTGCTGAGCCGCGTGGTCATCCCGCAGCGCGACCAGATCGGCACGCTCAAGGCCTTCGGCCTCCCGACGGCGGCGTTGGTGCGCCACTACACGCTGTTCGCGCTGGTGCCCGTGATGGTCGGCAGCGTCGCGGGCGTCGGGCTCGGCATCTGGCTGGCGGCGTTCCTGAGCGAGATGTACCAGGAGTTCTTCCGCTTCCCATCGCTGACGGCGCCGCTGTATCCCGCGGTGATTGCCGCGGGCGTGGGCATCGGCGTGGTCGCCGCGGTGGTCGGGGCGCTCGGCGCGCTGCGCCGCGTGCTGCGCCTGCCGCCAGCGGAGGCCATGCGACCGGAGCAGCCGGCGCTGTACGCGAGCGGCATCGTCGAGACCGTGCTCGGGCGGCACGGCTCGCCAATCGCGCGCATGATCGCGCGCGGCGTCACGCACCGGCCCTGGCGCACGGCGCTCTCCGCGCTAGGCATCGGATTCGGCGCCGCGGTGGTCGTCGTCGGCACCTTCGGCTTCGATGCCATCGGGCGCATGAAGCACGTCATGTTCGACATCGCCGCGCGGGCCGACGTGACCGTGGTGTTCGCGGCCCCGCAGGGCCCCGCGGTGGTCGCCGATTTGCTGGCGCTCCCGGGCGTGCTGCGCGTGGAGCCGCATCGCGAGGCTGCGGTGCGCGCCTGGCACGGCCATCGCAAGCGACAGACGGCGCTGGTGGGCGTCGACTCGTCTGCGCGGATGCGCCAGGTGTCCGATCTCGCGGCGCGCATCCCGACCATCCATCCCGGCGGCGTGACGCTGAGCGCGTCGCTCAGCCGCGTGCTGGCAGCCGGCGTCGGTGACACGGTGGACCTCGAGTTCCTCGACGGGCGGCGTCGGCGTATCGCGCAGCCGGTGGTCGGCGTGGTCGAAGACCTCACGGGCAGTAGCGTCTACGTGCCGGCAGCGGCCATGGCGGCGCTCGTCGGTGGCGGCGAGGCCGTCACGAGTGCCGACCTGCAGATCGATCCGCGGCAGGAGGCGGCGCTCTACGCACGGCTCGTCGCCGCGCCACAGGTGCAGTCCGTGACGGCGCGCGTGCGCATGCGCGAGAGCTTCGACGCGACCATCCGCGAGAGCTTCTACATGGTGTTGACGACGATGCTGCTGATCGCCGGCGCGCTGTCCGCCGGCACGATCTACAACGCGGGTCGCGTGACGCTGTCCGAGCGCGCGCGCGACCTCGCCTCGCTGCGTGTGCTCGGCTTCACGCGCGGTGAAGTGTCGCGCATCCTGTTCGGCGAGATCGGGCTGCTCGGCGCGTTCGGCCTGCCGCTCGGCATCGCGATCGGCATCGGCATGGCGTGGGCCACCGTGCAGTCGCTGGGTCGCGACGAGATGTTCCGCCTGCCGCTTGTGATCGGTCCGCGGACTATCGGGCTCGGCCTGGCGGTTCCGGTGCTCGCCGGCCTGTTCAGCTTGTGGCCCCTGCGACATCGCCTCGATCGGCTGGACCTGGTAGAATCGCTCAAGACCCGGGAGTGA